In Enoplosus armatus isolate fEnoArm2 chromosome 2, fEnoArm2.hap1, whole genome shotgun sequence, one DNA window encodes the following:
- the LOC139303502 gene encoding noggin-2-like, translated as MPRPFNCGVSLCWISVSVLLCGSAAFTSNITTQTQLLNVSVVQGKEDTGLDSPFLQLRASLLSYSQPIRPYTLLTNAEDYHYMPKPRHRRPSRLLRLLGSSFDLFWMSIERPSEASWGHGDGQPLLRGHSLPAKLPNYTPPRENVNLSAAPQLREAAANHRQKLEREAADLDLGSLPSHVASSVRDWLVRSATCGLSYQWVDLGPAFWPRWLRQTDCERSGGVQSCSFPVGMECVRAQTTHLEILAWHCLEIGEGGDGRTEMGTGEVMKRCIWRQVPYPVVTACTCSCK; from the coding sequence ATGCCTAGACCGTTCAACTGTggagtctctctctgctggatttctgtgtctgtccttctgtgtgGATCTGCAGCATTTACTTCTAACATTACAACCCAGACCCAGCTTCTAAATGTGAGTGTTGTTCAAGGCAAGGAGGACACAGGCTTGGATTCGCCATTTCTTCAGCTGAGAGCCAGTCTACTGTCCTACTCGCAGCCAATCCGCCCATACACCCTGCTGACAAATGCTGAAGACTACCACTACATGCCCAAACCCAGACATCGCCGCCCTTCTCGCCTCCTGCGTCTTCTGGGATCCTCTTTTGACCTGTTTTGGATGTCCATAGAGCGGCCGTCTGAAGCCTCTTGGGGTCACGGTGATGGTCAACCTTTGTTGCGTGGTCACTCACTGCCTGCCAAGTTACCCAACTACACCCCTCCCAGAGAGAATGTTAACCTGAGTGCTGCTCCACAGCTGAGAGAGGCTGCAGCAAACCATCGGCAGAAGCTGGAGAGGGAAGCTGCGGACCTGGACCTCGGCTCTCTGCCTTCTCATGTTGCCAGTTCAGTCAGAGACTGGTTAGTGCGCTCAGCCACTTGTGGATTAAGCTACCAATGGGTGGATCTGGGTCCGGCTTTCTGGCCGCGCTGGCTGCGGCAGACCGATTGCGAAAGATCAGGCGGAGTGCAAAGTTGCTCCTTTCCTGTTGGGATGGAGTGTGTGCGAGCTCAGACGACTCACTTAGAGATTCTGGCTTGGCACTGCTTGGAAATTGGAGAGGGAGGCGATGGCAGAACTGAGATGGGGACAGGTGAAGTCATGAAAAGGTGTATATGGAGGCAAGTGCCTTATCCTGTGGTCACAGCATGTACATGTtcatgtaaatga
- the LOC139292278 gene encoding target of Myb1 membrane trafficking protein-like yields the protein MFSLGEKMEFLIGNPFSTPVGQRIERATSGSLQSEDWGLNMEICDIINETDEGPRDAVKAIKKRIVGNKNFREIMLALTVLEACVKNCGHRFHVLVASREFVEGVLVRSILPKYNPPTALHDRVLSLVQSWADAFRSSPSLAGVVYVYDDLRRRGLEFPMTDLDALSPIHTPNRSIPENGTPETTPVVAPSHQSQAPSSVPTPNTSPPVQPSEGPASLSGEQEQKLRSELALVKGNLTVMSEMLNELIPGHTQQDDTELLQQLYSVCKSMQTRVVELIPQLLDEGFIEELLVVNDDLNNAFIRYERFDRLNKAQITITQTSSATSPSLIDLSPEPSTLSQPAVIAATSQPAVSTWANQRQSPNHKEEEEEFDMFAQTRSSSLAEQRKSVRYEDPGAVEGLAGALDTRLQVTGGVPPAKNALRNDIDKWLSCDTEDQSSVSEGVSSEDFDKFLEDRAKEADHGTQAIRSVPSSTSRQPAQSTRQQDRSHDQLFSL from the exons AGCGAGCGACCAGCGGCTCTCTGCAGTCAGAGGACTGGGGGCTCAACATGGAGATATGTGACATCATCAACGAGACGGATGAGGG GCCAAGAGATGCAGTCAAAGCTATTAAAAAGAGAATCGTAGGAAACAAGAACTTCAGAGAGATCATGTTGGCTCTCACT GTTCTTGAAGCCTGTGTGAAGAACTGCGGCCATCGCTTCCACGTTCTGGTGGCATCGAGGGAGTTTGTTGAGGGAGTTTTGGTCCGTTCCATTCTGCCCAAATACAACCCCCCCACTGCCCTCCATGACAGGGTGCTCAGCCTCGTACAG TCGTGGGCTGATGCGTTTCGTAGCTCTCCCTCCCTGGCGGGGGTGGTATATGTATATGACGACTTGAGGAGACGTGGTCTGGAGTTCCCCATGACAGACCTGGATGCTCTGTCCCCCATCCACACGCCAAATAGG AGTATCCCGGAAAACGGGACTCCTGAGACGACCCCTGTCGTCGCTCCCTCACATCAGTCACAAGCACCTTCCAGTGTTCCCACTCCGAATACTTCACCACCAGTCCAGCCCAGTGAGGGCCCAGCCTCCCTCTCTGGAGAACAG GAACAGAAGCTGCGAAGTGAGCTGGCACTGGTGAAGGGAAATCTCACTGTGATGtcagaaatgctgaatgagtTAATACCTGGACACACCCAGCAAGATGACACAGAGCtgctacag CAGCTGTACTCAGTGTGTAAGAGCATGCAGACTCGAGTGGTGGAGCTCATCCCCCAGCTGCTGGACGAAGGATTTATTGAGGAGCTGCTCGTGGTCAACGATGACCTCAACAACGCCTTCATCCGCTATGAGAG gtTTGACAGACTGAACAAGGCACAGATTACAATTACTCAAACG AGCTCTGCCACAAGCCCGAGCCTCATCGACCTCAGCCCTGAGCCTTCAACTCTCAGCCAACCTGCTGTCATCGCCGCAACCAGCCAACCAGCAGTCAGCACCTGGGCCAATCAACGACAATCGCCCAACCACA aggaggaggaggaggagtttgaCATGTTTGCCCAAACGAGAAGCAGCTCCCTGGCTGAGCAGAGGAAAAG TGTCAGGTATGAGGACCCAGGAGCCGTGGAGGGCCTTGCTGGAGCTCTGGATACGAGGTTGCAGGTCACAGGAGGG GTGCCACCAGCGAAAAATGCTCTGCGTAACGATATTGACAAGTGGTTATCTTGTGATACG GAAGACCAGTCTTCAGTTAGTGAAGGAGTGTCCAGTGAAG ACTTTGATAAGTTTCTGGAAGATCGGGCGAAAGAGGCAGACCACGGCACCCAGGCAATCCGCAGCGTGCCATCCTCCACATCCAGACAGCCGGCACAATCTACCCGGCAACAGGACAGATCACATGACCAGCTTTTTTCACTTTGA